In the Bacteroidota bacterium genome, ACCGTCACCCTGACCGCGGGTGAACTCTGGTTCGTACGGCCCCCGGAAGAATGAGCGCGCTTTCAAAACAGGATCCGGAGATCTACGATGCGATCCGGCGCGAAATTGAGAGGCAGGACTCGAAGTTCGAGCTGATCGCCTCGGAGAATTTCGTCAGCACCGCGGTGCTGGAGGCGCTGGGCTCCGTCCTGACGAACAAATACGCCGAGGGCTACCCCGGAAAACGCTACTACGGCGGATGCGAGTTTGTCGATATCGCGGAAAACCTCGCCCGCGACCGGGCCAGGCAATTGTTCTCGGCCGCTTATGCGAACGTGCAGCCGCACTCGGGGTCGCAGGCGAACATGGCCGTCTACTTCACGTTCGTCAAGCCGGGCGACACGATCATGGGCATGAACCTTTCTCACGGAGGCCATCTCACCCACGGGTCGCCGGTTAATTTTTCGGGCCAGCTCTACAGGTTCGTCGCCTACGGCGTGAGGCGGGACACCGGGCTGATCGACTACGACGAAGTCGAGTCGGTCGCGCTGCGCGAGAAGCCGAAGATGATCACTGTCGGCGCGAGCGCCTACTCCCGGAACATCGACTATCAGGCGTTCCGCGTCATCGCCGACAAGATCGGAGCCTTCCTGTTCGCCGATATCGCGCACCCCGCCGGCCTGATCGCCAAGAAACTCCTCAACGATCCGATTCCCCACTGCCACGTGGTAACCTCGACGACGCACAAGACCCTTCGCGGGCCCCGGGGCGGCCTGATCCTCATGGGAACGGATATTGAAAATCCATTCGGCCAGAAAGCGGCGAAGTCCGGGAGGACAAAACTCATGTCCGAGCTGATCGACTCGATGGTCATCCCCGGAATACAGGGCGGGCCGCTGATGCACGTGATCGCCGCAAAGGCCGTCGGATTTCTGGAAAACCTTCAGCCCGGGTTCGCGACCTACGCCGCCCAGGTCATCAGGAACGCCCGGGCGCTCGCGGCGCGCTTGACGAGCCTCGGCTACGATGTGATCTCCGGGGGAACCGATAATCACCTGATGCTCGTTGATTTACGGAACAAGAACACGACCGGGAAAGACGCGCAGGAGTCCCTCGACAGAGCCGGGATCACCGTCAACAAGAACGCGGTCCCATTCGACGACAAGAGCCCGCTGATCACCAGCGGCATCCGGATCGGAACGCCCGCCCTCACCACGCGCGGGATGCGGGAGCCCGAAATGGAGATCGTGGGAGGATTGATCGATCAGGTCCTCGCACACAGGGGCGACGCCGGCGTGGAGAAAACGGTGGAGGAGAGCGTGCGGCAGTTATGCGCGAAGTTTCCCCTGTACCCGGGACTGACAGGCCGGACTCACTCCGGGTGATCGCTGCGGGGGAATGGAAGGTGTTCCGTTTTCCCATTGCTTGTCATCCTGAGGTCGCGGAGCGACCGAAGGATCTAGCTTTTCGGCTTACGAACGGAGATCCTTCGCTACGCTCAGGATGACAATCAGGTGTGTGACCAGTAGTGTTGCGGTGACCGATCTGGACAAAGTGCGGCACAACCGAACGAAGAACAGAATAGCATCCTGTGGCTGAAGTGGCTGAGCATATCGAAGAGAATCCCCTGCCGGAAGACGGCGAGCCGTTCGAATCCGACGAAAAGGAGATGTCGTTCCTCGACCACCTCGAGGAGCTGCGGTGGCGGATCGTCCGGGCGGTGCTCGGACTTCTCGCGGGCATCATCGTCTGCGGAATCTTCGCCGACCGGCTGGTCAACGACGTGGTCCTCCGCCCGAGCCAGACGATCACACCGCCCCTCAAGCTGATCAACACCGTTCCGTACGGACAGATCTCGTTCTACATGATGGTCGTGATCGCCGGGGGGCTCATCCTCAGCTCCCCCTGGATCGTCTACCAGTTGTGGAAGTTCGTCCAGCCGGGCCTGCTTCCGCGCGAGCGAAAATACATCTCAAGCATCGTCCTGTTTACGACCCTCTGCTTCCTTGCCGGCATCGCGTTCGCCTATTTCATCATGCTGCCGTACATGCTCCAGTTCTTCGCGACGTTCGGATCGACCGGCATACAGAACATGATTTCGATCGACGAGTACATGAGCTTCACCCTCCAGCTCATCCTCCTCTCGGGATTGATTTTCGAGCTTCCGATGGTCTCCTATTTCCTGGCGCGCTTCGGAATCGTGACTCCCGCGTTCATGAAGCACTACCGCCGGCACGCGATCGTCGCGATCCTGATCATCGCCGCGGTGGTGACTCCGACGACCGACCCTCTCACGATGACGGTGTTCGCTCTTCCCATGTTCGTCCTCTACGAGATAAGCATCTGGATCGCGCAGGTTGCGCAGCGTAAACGGGCGGAGGCCCAGGCGGCGAGAGAGTCATCGTGAACCTGCAGGAGATCCTGGAACCCATCAGTGAGGAGCTCGACGCGTTCAGCAGTTACTTTCGCGGCGCGATCCGCTCGAAAGTCGCCTTCGTCGATCTGATCGCCCGGTATATCGTCCGGCAAAAGGGGAAAAAGATCCGCCCGGCCCTCGTCCTCCTCAGCGCAAAGGCGTGCGGGGGGATCTCGGACAGCACGTATCGGGGCGCCTCCCTGGTGGAAATCCTCCACACCGCGACCCTGATTCACGACGACGTCGTGGACGACGCGGACACCCGCCGCGGGCTCGCGTCGATCAACGCGGTCTGGAAAAACAAAGTGGCGGTCCTGATGGGCGATTATATGCTCGCGAAAGGGCTCCTGTTGTCGCTCGACAACAACGACTTCCAGTTTCTGAAAATCACTTCCGACGCGGTGCGGAGGATGAGCGAAGCGGAGATTCTCCAGATCGCCAAGAGCCGGGATCTCGATCTGGATGAGGCGACGTACCTGAAGATCATCTCGGACAAGACCGCATCGCTCCTCTCGACCTGTTGCCAGATCGGCGCGGCGAGCGCAGCCGCCGGCCCCGAGACGGTGCGGCAACTGAGGGAATTCGGCGAGAACATCGGGATGGTGTTTCAGATCCGAGACGACCTGCTCGATTACACGGGCCGGAAGAGCATCACCGGCAAGCCGACGGGCCTCGATATGAAAGAAAAGAAGCTGACGCTTCCTCTCATTTATTCATTCCTGAAGGCGCCGCAGGGCAGGTCCAAAGCGGTCCTGCGGATCATCAAGGACGGTTCGGGCAAGAAGGATCTGCAGAGCGTGGTGGAATTTGCCTACGAGTTTGGCGGGATCGAGTATACGACAAGAAAGGCCGAACACTACTCGACGCTGGCCCTCAACGCGCTGGAGGGGCTTCCTCCCTCGCCCTCCAAAGATGCCCTCCGCGGATTCGTCGGCTTCGTCCTCGAACGGAGCAAATAAAAAACACGCGACCTGAAGGTCGCGCCTACCCGTACCACCTCATTCCCTCGTTCCCACGGAGACCGTGGGAGGGGAACCCAACAAAAAGCCCGCAAGCTGAAGCTTGCGGCTACCGGTACCTCTGCCGTCATCTCTTGGTAGCCGCAGCCCAACAAAAAGCACGCGACCTGAAGGTCGCGCCTACCGGCGGTCTTTTCCTACGCCCACTTGATCGTGCACCCGATCGAATAGGTTTCCGGAACCGCGACCTCTTTTCCCCGGAGAACCGCCTCGAGAGCGTCCCGGAGGTAGCGTTCCTTCACAGATTCCGGGTGTTGCCAGTTATCGTCCATTTTTCCGACGTACCTCAGTTTTCTCTCCCGGTCGAAGACAAAGAATTGCGGCGTGTGCGTGGCGCCGAACGCCCCGGCGACCGATTGGTCTTCGTCCCGGAGATAGGGAAACGTAAACCCCTTCTCCTTTGCATGCCGGACCATTTCTTCAAACCGGTCCTCGGGGTAGTTCTTCGTATCGTTCGAATTGATCGCAATCACCTGGACCCCCTTCGGGGCGTATTCCCGCTCGAGCTCGATCATCCTTCGTTCGTACGCCTTCACGTACGGGCAGTGATTGCAGCTGAACACGACGACGAGGATCTCCTTCCCCTTGAAATCGTCCGAGGAGTAGGTCTTGCCGTCGGCGCCGGGAAGCCGGTCGAACCGGGGAAGAGTATCGTTGAGCCGAATAATCGTCTCCTGCATAAGACTTCCTTTCCGCCCCTGCTCTAGCGCCCGGGGGCGCCTTTCGGGGACCCTTCTCTCGTAATAAACATTTCGAGAACCCGAACAAGTTCGCGCGGCTTCTCGAGAGGGATGGAATGACCGCACTCGGAGAAGAGCTCGAGCGTCAGATCGGGCCTCTGCCGCTGAAACTCGAGCGCATGCCTCACCGGCACGATCGCGTCGTTCTTCCCCCATACGACCAGCAACGGCATGCTCAGCCGTGAGACTCTGCTCTTAAATTC is a window encoding:
- the glyA gene encoding serine hydroxymethyltransferase — protein: MSALSKQDPEIYDAIRREIERQDSKFELIASENFVSTAVLEALGSVLTNKYAEGYPGKRYYGGCEFVDIAENLARDRARQLFSAAYANVQPHSGSQANMAVYFTFVKPGDTIMGMNLSHGGHLTHGSPVNFSGQLYRFVAYGVRRDTGLIDYDEVESVALREKPKMITVGASAYSRNIDYQAFRVIADKIGAFLFADIAHPAGLIAKKLLNDPIPHCHVVTSTTHKTLRGPRGGLILMGTDIENPFGQKAAKSGRTKLMSELIDSMVIPGIQGGPLMHVIAAKAVGFLENLQPGFATYAAQVIRNARALAARLTSLGYDVISGGTDNHLMLVDLRNKNTTGKDAQESLDRAGITVNKNAVPFDDKSPLITSGIRIGTPALTTRGMREPEMEIVGGLIDQVLAHRGDAGVEKTVEESVRQLCAKFPLYPGLTGRTHSG
- the tatC gene encoding twin-arginine translocase subunit TatC encodes the protein MAEVAEHIEENPLPEDGEPFESDEKEMSFLDHLEELRWRIVRAVLGLLAGIIVCGIFADRLVNDVVLRPSQTITPPLKLINTVPYGQISFYMMVVIAGGLILSSPWIVYQLWKFVQPGLLPRERKYISSIVLFTTLCFLAGIAFAYFIMLPYMLQFFATFGSTGIQNMISIDEYMSFTLQLILLSGLIFELPMVSYFLARFGIVTPAFMKHYRRHAIVAILIIAAVVTPTTDPLTMTVFALPMFVLYEISIWIAQVAQRKRAEAQAARESS
- a CDS encoding polyprenyl synthetase family protein; translation: MNLQEILEPISEELDAFSSYFRGAIRSKVAFVDLIARYIVRQKGKKIRPALVLLSAKACGGISDSTYRGASLVEILHTATLIHDDVVDDADTRRGLASINAVWKNKVAVLMGDYMLAKGLLLSLDNNDFQFLKITSDAVRRMSEAEILQIAKSRDLDLDEATYLKIISDKTASLLSTCCQIGAASAAAGPETVRQLREFGENIGMVFQIRDDLLDYTGRKSITGKPTGLDMKEKKLTLPLIYSFLKAPQGRSKAVLRIIKDGSGKKDLQSVVEFAYEFGGIEYTTRKAEHYSTLALNALEGLPPSPSKDALRGFVGFVLERSK
- a CDS encoding thioredoxin family protein is translated as MQETIIRLNDTLPRFDRLPGADGKTYSSDDFKGKEILVVVFSCNHCPYVKAYERRMIELEREYAPKGVQVIAINSNDTKNYPEDRFEEMVRHAKEKGFTFPYLRDEDQSVAGAFGATHTPQFFVFDRERKLRYVGKMDDNWQHPESVKERYLRDALEAVLRGKEVAVPETYSIGCTIKWA